A genomic region of Salinibacterium sp. NK8237 contains the following coding sequences:
- a CDS encoding tetratricopeptide repeat protein, translating into MTNAPLNAASLRGAVDLSSLVRQHNTPTPEVGEGASDQPAGEASKPSGFATSANDASFTQVLELSNTVPVIVEFYGQGVEPALEPTIAQYKGRFALVMVDATSNPQLVQAFQVQEVPTVAAVIGGRPVQLFSGIMPETDLKEVLEQVLQLAAQNNVTGTLPAAEGSEETEEEPVEEPLPPLHQEAFDAISAGDYPAAIAAYKSAITQNPRDQQAVAGLAQVSLLSRLEGHTADAVRSAAGQEPLNVEAQLAVADLDVSGGHLGDAFDRLLELFPSVDADGKSAIRTRLLDYFEIAGAEDPRVADARRRLTLLLY; encoded by the coding sequence ATGACTAACGCCCCCCTCAATGCCGCTAGCCTTCGCGGCGCGGTGGATCTCTCATCCCTCGTACGTCAGCACAACACGCCAACCCCTGAGGTCGGCGAGGGTGCTAGCGATCAGCCTGCGGGAGAGGCGTCGAAGCCGAGCGGTTTCGCGACTAGCGCCAACGATGCGTCGTTCACTCAGGTGCTTGAACTGTCAAATACGGTTCCCGTCATCGTTGAGTTCTACGGACAAGGCGTTGAACCGGCACTTGAGCCCACGATCGCGCAGTACAAGGGGCGTTTCGCTCTTGTGATGGTGGATGCCACGAGCAACCCGCAGCTGGTGCAAGCGTTCCAGGTGCAGGAGGTTCCAACGGTGGCCGCGGTTATTGGCGGGCGCCCAGTGCAGCTCTTCAGCGGCATCATGCCAGAGACGGACCTCAAAGAGGTGCTCGAGCAGGTGTTGCAGTTGGCTGCGCAAAACAATGTGACGGGCACGCTGCCTGCGGCTGAGGGATCTGAGGAGACCGAAGAAGAGCCCGTAGAGGAACCACTGCCGCCGCTGCACCAAGAAGCCTTTGATGCCATTTCGGCTGGCGACTATCCCGCGGCAATCGCCGCGTACAAGTCGGCCATTACGCAGAACCCGCGTGACCAGCAGGCAGTTGCCGGGCTCGCCCAGGTGTCATTGCTGTCGCGCTTGGAGGGCCACACGGCTGATGCTGTGCGCAGCGCAGCGGGCCAAGAGCCTCTCAACGTGGAGGCGCAGTTGGCGGTTGCCGATCTCGACGTTTCCGGGGGTCACCTTGGTGATGCCTTTGATCGCTTGCTAGAGCTATTTCCGTCGGTCGATGCTGACGGCAAGAGTGCCATTCGCACGCGACTTCTCGATTACTTCGAAATCGCGGGTGCCGAAGATCCTCGGGTTGCTGACGCTCGTCGTCGCTTGACGCTGCTGCTCTACTAG
- a CDS encoding AI-2E family transporter codes for MKILNPFRLGLLGGLGVLVAVGIGEAIISLATILTYVGAALFLALGLDPVVTWLETRKFPRWTAILTVLVGVLGVFTGLVFAIVPVIAEQVSNAAQAIPRLVTAFFDGTVRESVETAFPWLDVQDLLDGFNAWVVDLDFTTIGGGVFAVGIGIATGITGAIIVLILTIYFVSSLNSIKSGVYQLVPATKRAKFIDLAEQVSAAVGRYVIGQSSLALVNGVLSFLVLTLIFPAFGFPVKYSALLAFIAFVGSLIPLVGTLSGSVVITLLVFLFNGPPSVIAVGIYYLIYMQLEAYVLNPRIMNKAVKIPGALVVIAALAGGTLLGILGALIAIPVAAAILLIFQQVVVPRQADL; via the coding sequence ATGAAGATCCTCAATCCATTCCGCCTCGGACTTCTGGGCGGTCTGGGTGTTCTCGTCGCGGTCGGAATCGGCGAGGCCATTATTTCGCTCGCGACGATCCTGACGTATGTCGGCGCGGCGCTGTTCCTTGCACTCGGTCTTGACCCCGTCGTCACGTGGCTCGAAACCAGAAAGTTTCCGCGGTGGACAGCGATCCTCACGGTGCTCGTGGGAGTGCTTGGCGTGTTCACCGGACTCGTTTTTGCGATCGTTCCCGTCATCGCCGAGCAGGTCAGCAACGCGGCCCAGGCAATCCCGCGTCTCGTCACAGCATTTTTCGATGGCACGGTTCGTGAGAGCGTAGAGACCGCGTTCCCGTGGCTTGATGTGCAGGATCTCCTCGACGGCTTCAACGCGTGGGTCGTAGACCTCGACTTCACGACCATCGGCGGCGGAGTGTTCGCCGTAGGAATCGGGATCGCCACCGGAATCACCGGTGCCATCATCGTATTGATCCTCACGATCTACTTCGTATCGTCGCTTAACAGCATCAAGTCCGGTGTCTACCAACTCGTGCCGGCCACCAAGCGCGCAAAGTTTATCGACCTCGCCGAGCAAGTGAGTGCCGCCGTCGGTCGCTACGTGATCGGCCAGAGTTCACTCGCTCTGGTCAACGGTGTGCTCTCGTTCCTCGTGCTCACTCTGATCTTCCCGGCCTTCGGGTTTCCCGTGAAGTACTCGGCGTTGCTGGCATTCATCGCCTTCGTCGGATCCCTCATCCCTCTCGTGGGAACGCTGAGCGGATCCGTCGTCATTACGTTGCTGGTGTTCCTGTTCAATGGCCCACCGAGCGTGATTGCCGTAGGAATCTACTACCTGATCTACATGCAGCTTGAGGCCTACGTGCTCAACCCCCGCATTATGAACAAGGCCGTGAAAATTCCAGGCGCCCTCGTGGTGATCGCCGCACTCGCCGGCGGAACGCTGCTGGGCATTTTGGGTGCTCTAATCGCCATCCCCGTTGCCGCGGCGATCCTGCTGATCTTTCAGCAGGTCGTCGTACCGCGCCAAGCTGATCTCTAG
- a CDS encoding alpha/beta hydrolase: MNAASPSEPIRGATELPATRENIELHTDDGFTLVGELSLPESGHIAATLVTLHPLPTAGGFMDSHIIRKAAARLPALADVAVLRFNFRGVTSPRGTSEGSFGEGELEAHDLAAAMDFVRERGLPNVWLLGWSFGTEVTLKYGLRHPITGAILLSPPLHRASPDEVAAWAGDERRLVAVIPELDDYLRPEQAAQRFSSVPELEFVAVEGGKHLWVGEAQTYRVLTEIVARLNPMVLPLPRTWPPEPASAV, encoded by the coding sequence GTGAACGCGGCGTCTCCAAGTGAACCGATTAGAGGCGCGACTGAGCTTCCGGCGACCCGCGAAAACATCGAGCTGCACACTGATGACGGCTTCACTCTGGTCGGGGAGCTTTCACTTCCGGAGTCTGGTCACATCGCTGCCACTTTAGTGACTTTGCACCCCTTGCCAACGGCAGGCGGGTTTATGGATTCACACATCATTCGCAAGGCTGCCGCTCGGCTACCAGCGCTGGCCGATGTCGCGGTACTACGTTTTAATTTCCGCGGAGTGACGTCGCCACGAGGAACCTCAGAGGGTTCCTTCGGCGAGGGTGAGCTTGAAGCTCACGACCTTGCAGCAGCGATGGACTTCGTGCGTGAGCGTGGACTTCCCAACGTCTGGCTCTTGGGGTGGTCGTTTGGTACTGAAGTCACGCTCAAATATGGTCTGCGGCATCCGATCACCGGTGCGATTCTGCTTTCCCCACCGCTACATCGTGCGAGCCCGGATGAGGTGGCCGCGTGGGCAGGCGACGAGCGCCGTCTGGTGGCGGTGATCCCTGAGCTCGATGACTACTTGCGCCCAGAACAAGCCGCGCAACGATTCTCCTCGGTGCCGGAGCTGGAATTTGTCGCGGTCGAGGGCGGCAAACACTTATGGGTGGGGGAGGCTCAGACGTATCGGGTGCTCACCGAGATCGTGGCCCGCCTCAACCCGATGGTGCTTCCTTTGCCGCGCACATGGCCACCGGAGCCGGCTAGCGCCGTCTAG
- a CDS encoding lytic transglycosylase domain-containing protein produces the protein MFINSRAAIIRAQAKSQSADLSGRHKRVSWSLPVFASAVSLGFVATLMMAAPTPASTVSAAPVPLNAMERAEVQSLTVAEGFVNEVSRDELKIKEIVVEPVVVASPVAPAVGTPDPGTAQAVALSMLTARGLGTSEYNCLVSLWNRESGWNVYAQNSSSGAYGIPQALPGSKMASAGADWATNPATQISWGLSYIDGRYGTPCGAWAYSESNGWY, from the coding sequence TTGTTCATTAATTCCCGAGCCGCAATCATCCGCGCCCAAGCCAAGAGCCAGAGCGCGGATCTTTCCGGACGCCACAAACGCGTCTCGTGGAGCTTGCCTGTTTTCGCTTCTGCCGTGAGCTTAGGCTTCGTCGCCACCTTGATGATGGCGGCTCCTACCCCCGCAAGCACGGTGTCAGCGGCGCCAGTGCCGCTCAACGCCATGGAGCGTGCAGAAGTGCAATCGCTCACCGTGGCCGAGGGCTTCGTCAACGAAGTCTCGCGTGATGAACTCAAGATCAAAGAGATCGTGGTTGAGCCTGTTGTGGTGGCATCTCCTGTCGCGCCTGCCGTAGGAACTCCTGATCCCGGAACAGCCCAGGCGGTGGCGCTTTCAATGCTTACCGCTCGTGGTCTAGGCACGAGCGAGTACAACTGTCTCGTTAGCCTCTGGAATCGCGAATCTGGCTGGAACGTGTACGCCCAGAACTCCTCGAGCGGTGCCTACGGCATCCCTCAGGCGCTTCCTGGCAGCAAGATGGCGTCCGCTGGCGCTGATTGGGCCACCAATCCTGCCACCCAGATCTCTTGGGGTCTCAGCTACATCGACGGCCGCTACGGAACGCCGTGTGGAGCCTGGGCCTATTCCGAGTCCAACGGCTGGTACTAG
- a CDS encoding DivIVA domain-containing protein — protein sequence MSTTFPRSRKSKLGYNVDQVEDFLEEARRAYTADRSDSSIVSSRSIRKLAFAMQKGGYSPVHVDSALERLEDAFAARERDRSIAELGETAWYANARAEAQEILNRLARREGKRFARSNSFTIGYSIKDVDAFAQELANYFQHGAPLTIDRVRTVAFRSAKGGYREAQVDYLIDSVIDVMLAVR from the coding sequence GTGAGCACCACATTTCCCCGCAGCCGCAAGTCGAAGCTCGGGTACAACGTCGATCAGGTCGAGGATTTCCTCGAGGAGGCGCGTCGTGCCTACACGGCCGATCGTAGTGACTCCTCGATCGTGTCTTCGCGGTCCATTCGCAAGTTAGCTTTTGCCATGCAGAAGGGCGGATACTCCCCGGTGCATGTTGACTCGGCTCTTGAGCGCCTCGAAGACGCATTCGCGGCACGTGAACGTGATCGCTCGATCGCAGAATTGGGCGAGACAGCGTGGTACGCGAACGCTCGGGCCGAAGCGCAGGAGATCCTCAACCGTCTCGCGCGACGCGAAGGAAAGAGATTTGCTCGCTCGAATTCGTTCACGATCGGCTATTCGATCAAAGATGTTGATGCCTTTGCTCAAGAGCTCGCCAACTACTTTCAGCATGGCGCTCCGCTGACCATCGACCGCGTTCGTACCGTCGCGTTCCGCAGCGCTAAGGGTGGCTATCGCGAAGCCCAGGTCGATTACTTGATCGACTCCGTCATCGACGTCATGCTCGCTGTTCGCTAG
- a CDS encoding phosphatidate cytidylyltransferase, whose amino-acid sequence MVSEFEAHVRATNDKINARTGRPLAMALTVGLGLGLALLFSLIFVKELYMLFAGVLVAFTAFELASALRFAGLKIPRVAAVIAAVAVVPASFYWQAEGQWFVTLGGIVFVWLWRLVEVVVMPSHRGSVKSIMRDLGAGVFVMLYVAFLASFTVILTAQDGGQWWTLAMLIVVVVSDIGAYASGLSFGKHKMAPTISPGKTWEGFAGAALAAITAGILLALFMIDQPWWVGLIFGLVILGTATMGDLAESLIKRDLGIKDISTWLPGHGGFLDRVDSSLLSAAAGYALFLIFS is encoded by the coding sequence ATGGTCTCCGAATTCGAAGCTCACGTTCGAGCTACAAACGACAAGATTAACGCCCGCACGGGGCGTCCTTTGGCGATGGCTCTCACCGTGGGGCTGGGTCTTGGTCTTGCTTTGTTGTTCAGCCTGATCTTTGTCAAAGAGCTGTACATGCTCTTTGCGGGCGTGCTGGTTGCTTTCACGGCATTCGAGCTCGCCAGTGCGCTTCGTTTTGCCGGCCTGAAAATTCCACGCGTCGCAGCGGTCATTGCCGCAGTCGCGGTTGTTCCCGCGTCGTTCTATTGGCAGGCCGAAGGCCAGTGGTTTGTCACGCTGGGTGGCATCGTCTTCGTGTGGCTCTGGCGGCTTGTTGAAGTAGTTGTGATGCCGAGCCACCGTGGTTCGGTGAAATCGATCATGCGCGATCTCGGCGCTGGCGTTTTCGTCATGTTGTACGTTGCATTCCTTGCGAGCTTCACCGTGATTCTCACTGCTCAAGACGGTGGCCAGTGGTGGACACTCGCGATGCTGATTGTCGTCGTCGTCAGCGATATCGGAGCGTACGCGAGTGGGCTTTCGTTTGGCAAACATAAGATGGCTCCCACCATCAGCCCCGGCAAAACGTGGGAAGGGTTTGCCGGAGCAGCGCTTGCGGCGATTACCGCAGGCATTCTGCTTGCCCTCTTCATGATCGATCAGCCCTGGTGGGTTGGACTCATCTTTGGTCTCGTTATCTTGGGTACCGCCACCATGGGAGATCTAGCGGAGTCACTCATCAAGCGTGACCTCGGGATTAAAGACATTAGTACCTGGCTTCCGGGCCACGGAGGCTTCCTAGATCGCGTTGACTCGTCGCTTTTGTCGGCTGCTGCTGGCTATGCGCTCTTTCTTATCTTCTCGTAA
- the frr gene encoding ribosome recycling factor: protein MISDVLAEASEKMNKAVEAAKDDFGTVRTGRANPALFQKVLVDYYGTPTPLQQLASMVNQEARTLLITPFDKSALKDIEKAIAGAHHLGASVGNDGNVIRATLPELTEERRKEFVKVVRDKAEQARVSLRNVRRKAKDDLEALTEVGEDEVARAEKELEASTKAHVDTIDDALKRKEAELLEV from the coding sequence GTGATCAGTGATGTCCTAGCCGAGGCTAGCGAAAAGATGAACAAGGCAGTAGAAGCTGCCAAAGATGACTTCGGCACGGTTCGTACCGGCCGCGCTAACCCAGCGTTGTTCCAGAAAGTCCTAGTGGACTATTACGGAACTCCCACTCCGTTGCAGCAGCTTGCGTCCATGGTGAACCAAGAGGCTCGTACTCTCCTGATCACCCCGTTCGACAAGTCCGCGCTCAAAGACATTGAGAAGGCAATCGCAGGCGCTCACCACCTCGGTGCGAGCGTCGGCAACGATGGCAACGTCATCCGTGCCACGCTGCCGGAACTCACCGAAGAACGCCGCAAGGAGTTCGTCAAGGTTGTGCGCGATAAGGCTGAGCAGGCTCGCGTCTCGCTTCGCAACGTGCGCCGTAAGGCAAAAGACGACCTTGAGGCGCTCACTGAGGTCGGCGAAGATGAGGTCGCGCGCGCCGAGAAAGAACTAGAAGCGAGCACGAAGGCTCATGTCGACACAATCGACGACGCTCTCAAGCGCAAAGAAGCTGAACTTCTCGAGGTCTAA
- the pyrH gene encoding UMP kinase — translation MTTQRKRRVLLKLSGEAFGGGQLGVNPDVVSALAKEIAAAAAEVEIAIVVGGGNFFRGAELSQRGMDRGRADYMGMLGTVMNALALQDFLEQAGTATRVQSAIAMTQVAEPYIPLRAERHLEKGRVVIFGAGAGLPYFSTDTVAAQRALEIGAEEVLVAKNGVDGVYDADPRSNPDARKLESISFQDALVQGLKVVDSTAFSLCMDNAMPMLVFGMEPAGNLTRAIVGEQIGTRVHG, via the coding sequence ATGACTACTCAACGCAAACGCCGAGTGCTGCTAAAACTGTCGGGAGAAGCATTCGGTGGTGGCCAGTTGGGTGTTAACCCGGATGTCGTCTCGGCTCTTGCAAAGGAGATCGCTGCGGCAGCCGCTGAGGTAGAAATCGCCATCGTTGTTGGTGGAGGCAACTTCTTCCGTGGTGCTGAGCTCAGCCAGCGTGGGATGGATCGCGGCCGCGCCGACTACATGGGGATGTTGGGCACGGTAATGAACGCCCTCGCCCTTCAGGACTTCTTGGAGCAGGCAGGCACAGCAACCCGCGTGCAGTCAGCTATTGCGATGACACAGGTCGCGGAGCCGTATATTCCGCTGCGTGCCGAACGTCATCTCGAGAAGGGCCGTGTTGTCATCTTCGGCGCCGGTGCAGGCTTGCCATACTTCTCCACTGACACGGTTGCAGCTCAGCGCGCTCTCGAGATCGGCGCGGAAGAAGTGCTTGTTGCGAAGAACGGTGTTGACGGCGTGTATGACGCTGACCCCCGCAGCAACCCCGATGCTCGCAAGCTCGAATCAATCAGCTTTCAGGATGCTCTCGTGCAGGGCCTCAAGGTCGTCGACTCGACCGCCTTTAGCCTGTGCATGGACAATGCGATGCCGATGCTGGTCTTCGGTATGGAGCCAGCAGGAAACCTCACCCGCGCCATCGTGGGGGAGCAAATCGGCACTCGCGTGCACGGATAG
- the tsf gene encoding translation elongation factor Ts — protein sequence MADFSLEDLKTLRERLGTGMVETKNALVEAGGDLEKATELLRLRGAKSNAKRSDRSTSEGLIAAKTAGGSTTIIELACETDFVAKGDKFVALGEAVAEAVAAAGASTVEEGLAASAGSKTVDELINDEAAILGEKFELRRLAKLEGDSFEVYMHRTNKDLPPQVGVVVAYTGDDAETARGIAQHISFAAPTYLSREDVPADDVENERRIVEEISRGEGKPDAALPKIVEGRLGAFFKQVALLDQDYARDNKVSVAKVAADAGITITGFARFKVGA from the coding sequence ATGGCAGACTTCAGCCTCGAAGACCTCAAGACCCTGCGTGAGCGCCTCGGCACCGGCATGGTTGAAACCAAGAACGCTCTCGTTGAGGCAGGCGGTGACCTCGAAAAGGCCACCGAGCTTCTTCGTCTGCGCGGTGCCAAGAGCAACGCGAAGCGTTCTGACCGTTCCACCAGCGAAGGCCTCATCGCCGCGAAGACCGCTGGCGGATCGACCACCATCATCGAGCTCGCCTGCGAGACCGACTTCGTTGCCAAGGGCGACAAGTTTGTCGCTCTGGGCGAGGCTGTTGCCGAAGCAGTTGCTGCTGCGGGCGCATCGACCGTAGAAGAGGGCCTTGCGGCATCCGCAGGCTCGAAGACGGTCGACGAGCTCATCAACGATGAAGCTGCAATCTTGGGTGAGAAGTTCGAACTGCGTCGCCTTGCCAAGCTTGAGGGTGACTCGTTCGAGGTCTACATGCACCGCACCAACAAGGACCTGCCTCCGCAGGTCGGCGTTGTTGTCGCATACACGGGTGACGATGCAGAGACCGCTCGCGGAATCGCGCAGCACATCTCGTTCGCTGCTCCGACCTACCTCTCGCGTGAAGACGTTCCGGCAGATGATGTCGAGAACGAGCGTCGCATCGTAGAAGAGATCAGTCGCGGAGAGGGCAAGCCTGACGCTGCTCTTCCCAAGATCGTTGAAGGTCGTCTCGGCGCGTTCTTCAAGCAGGTTGCCCTGCTTGACCAAGACTACGCTCGCGACAACAAGGTTTCTGTCGCCAAGGTTGCCGCTGACGCGGGCATCACCATCACTGGTTTTGCACGCTTCAAGGTAGGCGCCTAA
- the rpsB gene encoding 30S ribosomal protein S2: MAVVTIRELLDSGVHFGHQTRRWNPKMKRFILTERSGSHIIDLQQSLGHIDAVYDYVKETVAHGGTILFVGTKKQAQGTIAEQALRVGQPYVNQRWLGGLLTNFQTVSKRLARMKELEEVDFDDTTRGFTKKELLIQKRELVKLQKSLGGIRNLTKTPSAIWIVDTKKEHLAIDEAHKLGIPVIAILDTNCDPDDVAYPIPGNDDAIRSVGLLTRIVADAAAEGLIQRHQKPEEGKEVEPMAAWEAELLGQADADAAAAKTEEPKAEEAKAEEPKVEEAKAEEPKAEEPKAEEAKAEEPAKAEAKAEKAAAKPAAKKTPAKAADAADDKK, encoded by the coding sequence ATGGCCGTCGTAACCATCCGCGAGCTGCTTGACAGCGGCGTACACTTCGGACACCAGACTCGTCGTTGGAACCCGAAAATGAAGCGCTTTATTCTGACCGAGCGCTCGGGCAGCCACATCATTGACCTTCAGCAGTCGCTGGGTCACATCGACGCTGTTTATGACTACGTCAAGGAGACGGTCGCCCACGGCGGAACCATTCTTTTCGTTGGTACCAAGAAGCAGGCACAGGGAACGATCGCTGAGCAGGCACTGCGCGTAGGCCAGCCCTACGTCAACCAGCGCTGGCTCGGTGGACTCCTCACCAACTTCCAGACGGTTTCCAAGCGTCTTGCGCGCATGAAGGAACTCGAAGAGGTCGACTTCGATGACACCACGCGTGGTTTCACCAAGAAGGAACTGCTCATTCAGAAGCGCGAGCTTGTGAAACTGCAGAAGAGCCTCGGTGGTATCCGTAACCTCACGAAGACCCCTTCGGCGATCTGGATCGTTGACACCAAGAAGGAGCACCTCGCCATTGACGAGGCTCACAAGCTTGGTATCCCCGTCATCGCTATCCTCGACACCAACTGCGACCCCGACGACGTTGCGTACCCGATCCCGGGTAACGACGACGCCATCCGCTCGGTCGGTCTCCTCACGCGCATCGTTGCTGACGCTGCTGCTGAGGGCCTCATCCAGCGTCACCAGAAGCCAGAAGAGGGCAAAGAAGTAGAGCCCATGGCTGCATGGGAAGCTGAGCTTCTCGGCCAGGCTGACGCGGATGCCGCTGCAGCAAAGACCGAAGAGCCCAAGGCCGAAGAAGCTAAGGCTGAAGAGCCCAAGGTTGAAGAAGCTAAGGCCGAAGAGCCTAAGGCTGAAGAGCCCAAGGCTGAAGAAGCTAAGGCTGAAGAGCCCGCCAAGGCAGAGGCAAAGGCTGAGAAGGCCGCAGCTAAGCCCGCAGCAAAGAAGACCCCCGCGAAGGCTGCAGACGCAGCTGACGACAAGAAGTAA
- a CDS encoding M23 family metallopeptidase, with product MFRASLSVLLALLVATVAGASAHADTAAEWDWPVEAPHPIIRPYIAPDTAYSAGHRGIDIGAGTTTEVRAPAAGVVHFAGVVVDRPVLSVLHPGGLITSYEPVTTTLSRGDSVQQGDVIGELQPGHCSVACIHFGVRLDGEYVSPLNYLGAIPRAILLPTRKP from the coding sequence ATGTTTCGAGCTTCTTTATCCGTGCTTCTTGCGCTTCTCGTCGCGACCGTTGCTGGCGCGAGCGCACACGCTGACACCGCTGCCGAGTGGGACTGGCCAGTGGAGGCACCGCATCCGATCATCCGCCCCTATATCGCACCGGACACGGCGTATTCGGCGGGGCACCGTGGCATCGATATTGGTGCAGGCACAACGACTGAGGTGCGAGCCCCTGCCGCGGGCGTCGTGCACTTCGCCGGTGTCGTGGTGGATCGCCCGGTGCTCTCTGTATTACATCCGGGTGGGCTCATCACGAGTTACGAGCCTGTCACCACTACGCTCTCTCGCGGCGACTCCGTGCAGCAGGGAGACGTGATTGGCGAGCTGCAGCCCGGACACTGTTCGGTCGCGTGCATTCACTTCGGGGTACGCCTTGATGGCGAGTATGTGTCGCCACTCAATTACCTCGGAGCGATCCCCCGCGCGATACTGCTGCCCACACGAAAGCCCTAG
- a CDS encoding MMPL family transporter codes for MSRLRTFITARRTSWIVLVAAFLAAGAIFAAGSGNEEGALPGVGLPESAESAQAAAAAEDLPGADSTVALLVFTRDGDVLTDDDTAAITEAAGTLSDLSAEGFVPPPTFSDDGTTAIVTVPLDSLSEAGEQAERADEIRAEANADLPSGLTALLSGPEGFAVDIAAVFEGADFTLLITTVIVVAVLLLVTYRSPWLWLVPLIVVGTADGLAGIVAARVAALAGIPLDASVTGILSVLVFGAGTNYALLLIARYRDELRLEEDRREAMSRALRGAGPAIIASGSTVVLALLTLVFAELQGNRALGIACATGVVIAMIFALVVLPAALVLFGRGLFWPYIPKFGTEGSAERGVWHKLGVLVSKKPVAVAILGAIVLGALSLGVPQIKIGLSQTESFTQVPEAVQGQDLIAEAFPAGSGSPASVIVNSDYADEAAQAAEGVDGVDAVSIGESTSTITQISVVLDDAAETEGSFAAIEALRAELSSIDGADALVGGLDAQALDVQRAQQHDQDLVIPLILGLVFIVLVLLLRSLVAPILLLLTVLASFFASLGASWLLFQSVFGFPAIDTNVVLFSFLFLVALGVDYNIFLVTRAREEAVEHGTRQGMIRALSSTGGVITSAGILLAAVFAVLGVLPLITLTQIGIIVCIGVLLDTLLVRTVIVPSLAFMLGEKFWWPGRVISIGAEVRTPKRAAAEHVREHAPAHTEEHAPKHAEDDHSPKHSIDA; via the coding sequence ATGTCTCGCCTCAGGACGTTCATCACTGCCCGGCGCACTTCGTGGATCGTATTGGTCGCCGCCTTTCTCGCGGCGGGCGCAATATTCGCGGCAGGTTCGGGCAACGAAGAGGGCGCCCTTCCCGGCGTCGGTCTTCCGGAGTCAGCCGAATCAGCACAGGCTGCCGCTGCAGCAGAAGACCTCCCTGGGGCTGACTCCACGGTTGCTCTTCTCGTCTTCACGCGTGACGGTGATGTACTCACCGACGACGACACCGCTGCCATCACCGAGGCGGCTGGCACGCTGAGCGACCTCTCGGCCGAGGGATTCGTTCCACCACCGACGTTCTCCGACGACGGCACGACCGCGATCGTTACGGTTCCGCTCGATTCCCTCTCCGAAGCTGGCGAACAAGCCGAGCGCGCGGACGAGATTCGGGCTGAAGCCAACGCCGACCTTCCGAGTGGCCTCACTGCATTGCTCAGCGGTCCTGAAGGATTCGCGGTCGACATCGCCGCCGTCTTTGAAGGCGCTGACTTCACCCTTCTCATCACCACCGTGATTGTTGTCGCGGTGCTCCTGCTCGTGACGTACCGCAGCCCCTGGTTGTGGCTCGTCCCGCTCATCGTCGTCGGTACCGCTGACGGGCTTGCCGGCATCGTCGCGGCTCGTGTCGCCGCGCTCGCTGGCATACCCTTGGATGCCTCGGTCACGGGAATTCTCTCGGTACTGGTCTTCGGTGCCGGCACCAACTACGCGCTGCTGCTCATCGCCCGGTACCGTGACGAATTGCGCTTGGAGGAAGACCGTCGCGAAGCGATGTCGCGGGCACTGCGCGGAGCTGGCCCCGCCATCATCGCCAGTGGAAGCACAGTGGTGCTCGCCCTCCTCACGCTGGTGTTCGCTGAGCTGCAGGGCAACCGTGCGCTGGGCATCGCGTGTGCCACGGGTGTAGTTATCGCCATGATCTTCGCGCTCGTCGTCTTGCCGGCGGCTCTCGTCTTGTTCGGTCGCGGTCTCTTCTGGCCGTACATCCCCAAGTTCGGCACGGAGGGCAGCGCAGAACGCGGTGTCTGGCACAAGCTGGGCGTTCTGGTATCCAAGAAGCCGGTTGCCGTTGCCATTCTGGGTGCGATCGTGCTTGGCGCTCTCTCCTTGGGCGTTCCGCAAATCAAGATTGGTCTCTCGCAAACCGAGAGCTTTACGCAGGTTCCCGAAGCGGTTCAGGGTCAGGACCTTATTGCTGAAGCATTCCCCGCTGGCAGCGGTTCGCCGGCATCCGTCATTGTGAACTCTGATTACGCCGATGAAGCTGCTCAGGCTGCCGAGGGAGTTGACGGTGTGGATGCTGTCAGCATCGGTGAAAGCACGTCGACGATCACGCAGATCAGTGTGGTGTTGGATGACGCAGCCGAGACTGAAGGCTCGTTCGCCGCTATCGAGGCTCTCCGCGCTGAACTCTCCAGCATCGACGGTGCTGATGCGCTCGTCGGCGGGTTGGATGCGCAGGCTCTCGACGTGCAGCGCGCCCAGCAGCATGATCAGGATCTGGTAATCCCGCTCATCCTTGGCCTGGTCTTCATTGTGCTGGTGCTGCTCTTGCGTTCGCTTGTTGCTCCGATTCTGTTGCTGCTCACGGTGCTTGCTTCGTTCTTTGCGAGCTTAGGCGCGAGTTGGCTCCTGTTCCAGTCGGTCTTCGGATTCCCCGCTATCGACACCAATGTGGTGCTGTTTAGCTTCCTCTTCCTTGTGGCGCTCGGTGTGGATTACAACATCTTCTTGGTCACGCGGGCGCGAGAAGAAGCGGTCGAGCACGGCACACGCCAGGGAATGATTCGTGCGCTTTCCTCGACCGGTGGCGTCATCACGAGCGCCGGCATCTTGCTCGCGGCCGTGTTTGCGGTGCTCGGTGTTCTGCCTCTCATTACGCTCACGCAGATCGGAATCATTGTCTGCATCGGTGTGCTGCTCGACACGCTTCTCGTTCGTACGGTGATTGTGCCGTCGCTTGCGTTCATGCTTGGCGAGAAGTTCTGGTGGCCGGGTCGCGTGATTTCGATTGGCGCAGAGGTGCGCACCCCGAAGCGTGCCGCTGCCGAGCATGTGCGTGAGCACGCTCCGGCTCACACCGAGGAGCACGCTCCGAAGCATGCGGAGGATGACCACTCGCCGAAACACAGCATCGACGCCTAG